One Fusobacterium nucleatum genomic window carries:
- the rpoD gene encoding RNA polymerase sigma factor RpoD gives MKELIKNEKARALIKKAVEEGIITYEEINEELGDDFPAENIEQLINEMLEQGIKIVDEEQLDELGEDELREKSLDDDYVDSEEHDDLLEDDTDDKLDDSDDENDDTEESFTEFDDEFNPEYIEDVSEDELSNEKLLNLGNSAKVDEPIKMYLREIGQVPLLTHDEEIEYAKRAYEGDEEASKKLIESNLRLVVSIAKKHTNRGLKLLDLIQEGNIGLMKAVEKFEYTKGYKFSTYATWWIRQAITRAIADQGRTIRIPVHMIETINKIKKESRIYLQETGKDASPEILAERLGMEVDKIKAIQEMNQEPISLETPVGSEEDSELGDFVEDQKTTSPYEATNRAILREELDAVLKTLSPREEKVLRYRYGLDDSSPKTLEEVGKIFNVTRERIRQIEVKALRKLRHPSRKKKLEDFKVD, from the coding sequence GTGAAAGAGTTAATAAAAAATGAAAAAGCTAGAGCTTTAATAAAAAAAGCAGTAGAAGAAGGGATTATAACTTATGAAGAAATTAATGAAGAATTAGGTGATGATTTTCCAGCTGAAAATATAGAACAACTTATTAATGAAATGCTTGAACAAGGAATTAAAATTGTTGATGAAGAGCAATTAGATGAATTAGGTGAAGATGAGTTAAGAGAAAAAAGTTTAGATGATGATTATGTAGACAGTGAGGAACATGATGATTTACTAGAAGATGATACAGATGATAAACTTGATGATTCAGATGATGAAAATGATGACACAGAAGAAAGTTTTACAGAATTTGATGATGAGTTTAATCCTGAATATATAGAAGATGTAAGTGAAGATGAGTTAAGTAATGAAAAATTATTAAATTTAGGTAATAGTGCAAAAGTAGATGAACCTATAAAAATGTATTTAAGAGAAATAGGGCAAGTTCCTTTACTAACTCATGATGAAGAAATAGAATATGCTAAAAGAGCTTATGAAGGAGATGAGGAGGCTAGTAAAAAGCTTATAGAATCAAACTTAAGGCTAGTTGTAAGTATTGCTAAAAAACATACAAATAGAGGTTTAAAACTTCTTGACTTAATACAAGAAGGAAATATTGGACTTATGAAAGCTGTTGAAAAGTTTGAATATACAAAAGGATATAAATTTTCAACTTATGCTACTTGGTGGATAAGACAGGCTATTACAAGAGCAATAGCTGACCAAGGAAGAACAATAAGAATACCTGTTCATATGATAGAAACAATAAATAAAATAAAAAAAGAATCAAGAATATATCTACAAGAAACGGGAAAAGATGCTTCTCCTGAAATTTTAGCTGAAAGACTTGGAATGGAAGTTGATAAAATAAAGGCAATTCAAGAAATGAATCAAGAACCAATATCTCTTGAAACTCCTGTTGGTAGTGAAGAAGATAGTGAATTAGGAGATTTTGTAGAAGATCAAAAAACAACAAGTCCCTATGAAGCTACAAATAGAGCAATTTTAAGAGAAGAATTAGATGCTGTTTTAAAAACATTGAGTCCAAGAGAGGAAAAAGTATTAAGATATAGATATGGACTTGATGATAGTTCTCCAAAAACATTGGAAGAAGTTGGAAAAATATTTAATGTTACTAGAGAAAGAATAAGACAAATTGAAGTTAAAGCTCTTAGAAAATTAAGACACCCTAGTAGAAAGAAAAAGCTTGAAGATTTTAAAGTAGATTAG
- a CDS encoding sigma-54 dependent transcriptional regulator, with translation MKNAILAISEKKEILKQIRKELAEKYEVITFNNLLDAIDMVRESDFDLILLDNALEGISVGEAKKKLTSIGKDFITVALVDEINEVETKELEKFGIFAYLLKPIKIEDLDAIILPSLNGLELIKENKRLEEKLSILEEDTDIIGQSAKIKDVRNLIEKIADSDLPVLIVGETGTGKDIIAKEIHRKSDRNKGKYAQVSCALYPGELIERELFGYERGAFLGANASKKGLLEEIDGGTIYIEDIAKMDIKVQSRFLKAIEYGEFKRVGGTKVRKSNVRFLVGTDIDLKQETEKGKFRKDLYHRLTALTIEVPPLRERKEDIPVLANYFLNKIVRILHKETPVISGEAMKFLMEYYYPGNIMELKNLIERMALLSKDKILDVEQLPLEIKTKSDIVENKTVVGVGPLKEILEQEIYSLEEVERVVIAIALQKTRWNKQETSKILGIGRTTLYEKIRKYGLDTK, from the coding sequence ATGAAAAATGCAATATTAGCAATTTCAGAAAAGAAGGAAATACTAAAACAAATAAGAAAAGAATTAGCAGAAAAATATGAAGTGATTACCTTCAATAATTTATTAGATGCAATAGATATGGTAAGAGAAAGTGACTTTGATTTAATACTATTAGACAATGCCTTAGAAGGAATCTCAGTAGGAGAAGCGAAGAAAAAATTAACAAGTATAGGAAAAGATTTTATAACAGTCGCTTTAGTAGATGAAATAAATGAAGTTGAAACAAAAGAATTAGAAAAATTTGGAATTTTTGCATATTTACTAAAACCAATAAAAATTGAAGACTTAGATGCAATAATTTTACCTTCGTTAAATGGTTTAGAATTAATTAAAGAAAATAAAAGATTAGAAGAAAAATTAAGTATATTAGAAGAAGATACTGATATTATAGGACAATCAGCAAAAATAAAAGATGTTAGAAATCTTATAGAAAAAATAGCTGATAGTGATTTACCTGTTTTAATAGTTGGGGAAACTGGAACTGGTAAGGATATAATAGCTAAAGAAATCCATAGAAAAAGTGATAGAAATAAAGGAAAATATGCTCAAGTTAGTTGTGCACTATATCCAGGAGAACTTATTGAAAGAGAATTATTTGGATATGAAAGAGGAGCTTTTTTAGGAGCCAATGCAAGTAAAAAAGGACTTCTAGAAGAAATTGATGGTGGAACAATATACATTGAAGATATAGCTAAAATGGATATCAAAGTTCAATCAAGATTTCTAAAAGCAATCGAATATGGAGAATTTAAAAGAGTTGGAGGAACAAAAGTAAGAAAATCTAATGTAAGATTTTTAGTTGGTACAGATATAGACTTAAAACAAGAAACTGAAAAAGGAAAATTCAGAAAAGATTTATATCATAGATTAACTGCTTTAACTATTGAAGTTCCACCTTTAAGAGAAAGAAAAGAAGATATTCCAGTGCTTGCTAACTATTTCTTAAATAAAATTGTTAGAATATTACATAAAGAAACTCCTGTTATTTCAGGAGAAGCTATGAAATTCTTAATGGAATACTACTACCCTGGAAATATAATGGAACTTAAAAATTTAATTGAAAGAATGGCATTATTATCTAAAGATAAGATTTTAGATGTAGAGCAATTACCATTAGAAATTAAAACAAAATCTGACATTGTAGAAAATAAGACAGTTGTAGGTGTTGGACCATTAAAAGAAATATTAGAACAAGAAATTTATAGTTTAGAAGAAGTAGAAAGAGTTGTAATTGCTATTGCATTACAAAAAACTAGATGGAATAAACAAGAAACTTCTAAAATTTTAGGTATAGGTAGAACAACTCTATATGAAAAAATAAGAAAGTATGGTTTAGATACAAAGTAA
- a CDS encoding site-2 protease family protein, which produces MAFLIAVVMLGLIIFVHELGHFLTAKLFKMPVSEFSIGMGPQVFSVDTKKTTYSFRAIPIGGYVNIEGMEVGSEVENGFSSKPAYQRFVVLFAGVFMNFLMAFILLFATAKISGRIEYDSNAIIGGLVKGGANEQILKVDDKILELDGKKINVWTDISEVTKVSQDKKEISALIERDSKVENLTLKLTKDEENNRVVLGISPKYKKVNLSTIESLDFAKNSFNSIITDTVKGFFTLFSGKVSLKEVSGPVGIFKVVGEVSKFGWLSIVSLCVVLSINIGVLNLLPIPALDGGRIIFVLLELFGIKVNKKWEEKLHKGGMILLLFFILMISVNDVWKLFN; this is translated from the coding sequence ATGGCATTTTTAATTGCAGTAGTAATGCTAGGCTTAATAATATTTGTACATGAATTAGGGCATTTTTTAACTGCTAAACTTTTCAAAATGCCTGTGAGTGAATTTTCAATAGGAATGGGACCACAGGTTTTTTCAGTTGACACAAAGAAAACAACATATTCTTTTAGAGCAATCCCAATAGGAGGATATGTTAATATAGAAGGAATGGAAGTTGGAAGTGAAGTAGAAAATGGTTTTAGTTCTAAACCGGCTTATCAAAGATTTGTAGTTTTATTTGCAGGAGTTTTTATGAACTTCTTAATGGCTTTTATACTACTTTTTGCAACAGCTAAGATAAGTGGAAGAATAGAGTATGATTCTAATGCTATTATTGGTGGTTTAGTAAAAGGTGGAGCCAATGAGCAAATATTAAAAGTAGATGATAAAATTCTTGAATTAGATGGAAAAAAAATAAATGTATGGACAGATATTTCAGAGGTTACAAAAGTATCACAAGATAAGAAAGAAATATCTGCTTTGATAGAAAGAGATAGTAAAGTAGAAAATTTAACTTTAAAATTAACAAAGGATGAAGAAAATAATAGAGTTGTGTTAGGAATTTCTCCAAAATATAAAAAGGTTAATTTATCAACAATAGAAAGTTTAGACTTTGCAAAAAATTCTTTTAATTCAATAATAACAGATACTGTAAAAGGTTTTTTTACTCTTTTTTCAGGTAAGGTTAGTTTAAAAGAAGTTAGTGGACCCGTTGGCATTTTTAAAGTTGTAGGAGAAGTTTCAAAATTTGGTTGGCTATCTATTGTAAGTTTATGTGTAGTTCTTTCAATAAATATAGGAGTATTAAATTTATTGCCTATACCTGCACTTGATGGAGGAAGAATTATTTTCGTACTTTTAGAGCTTTTTGGAATAAAAGTTAATAAAAAATGGGAAGAAAAATTGCATAAAGGTGGAATGATACTTTTATTATTTTTTATTCTAATGATTAGTGTTAATGATGTCTGGAAACTTTTTAATTAA
- a CDS encoding Nif3-like dinuclear metal center hexameric protein, which yields MKARDIINILEKKFPKINAEEWDNVGLLIGDYDKEVKKIQFSLDATLESVEHAISKKVDMLVTHHPIIFKAIKDITQQNILGKKIRDLIKNDINVYSIHTNLDSSINGLNDYILKKIGILEYKILDFDEEKNCGIGRIFKLNEEKNLKNFIEELKLKLKILNLRVISDNLNKKIKKIALINGSAMSYWRKAKKEKVDLFITGDIGYHDALDALESGLNVIDFGHYESEHFFYEILIEELKDNNLEFLVFNREPIFKFY from the coding sequence ATGAAAGCTAGAGATATTATAAATATTTTAGAAAAGAAATTTCCTAAAATAAATGCAGAAGAATGGGATAATGTAGGGCTTCTAATAGGAGATTATGATAAAGAAGTTAAGAAAATACAATTTTCATTAGATGCAACATTAGAAAGTGTTGAACATGCTATTTCTAAAAAAGTAGATATGTTAGTCACTCATCATCCTATTATTTTTAAAGCTATTAAAGATATAACTCAGCAAAATATTTTAGGGAAAAAAATTAGAGATTTAATAAAAAATGATATTAATGTTTATTCAATACATACAAATTTAGATTCAAGTATTAATGGTTTAAATGATTATATTTTAAAAAAAATAGGAATTTTAGAGTATAAGATATTAGATTTTGATGAAGAAAAGAATTGTGGTATAGGAAGAATTTTTAAATTAAATGAAGAAAAAAATTTAAAAAACTTTATAGAAGAACTTAAACTAAAATTGAAAATTTTAAATCTAAGAGTTATAAGTGATAATTTAAATAAAAAAATTAAAAAGATAGCTCTTATAAATGGTTCTGCTATGAGTTATTGGAGAAAAGCTAAAAAGGAAAAAGTTGATTTATTTATAACAGGAGATATTGGCTATCATGATGCTCTAGATGCTTTAGAAAGTGGCTTAAATGTAATTGACTTTGGGCATTATGAAAGTGAACACTTTTTCTATGAAATTTTAATAGAAGAATTAAAAGATAACAACTTAGAATTTTTAGTTTTTAATAGAGAACCAATATTTAAGTTTTATTAA
- a CDS encoding SurA N-terminal domain-containing protein produces MSIRKFRKQMKPFIIILTVVFILSLAYGGYESYRTSRANKKAQEAMLLNKDYIQKIDIERAKQELSRSYADRVDKDIVDILAFNEVIDKNLTLHIAKDLKVKVPSSEVNKQYEELESSMGDKEQFRRMLQVRGLTKDSLKNQIEENLLIQKTREEFAKNIKPTDEEINTYMALYSIPADKKEEAINLYKSEKGAEAFREALLKARKEMKIKDLAPEYENLLEKTAYEEEGFTITNLDLARSIANVMLGQKISKEDAEKQAKEMISRQIKMAKIAKEKGVKVNENLDAISQFQDYYIGLAEKVRDEVKPTDDELVKFFNENKSKYSIPATADAKLIFISVKSAKEDDDLAKEKAEKLLSELTPENFTEKGKSLGNNQDIIYQDLGTFGTKAMVKEFEEALKDVPSNTIVNKVIKTKFGYHVAYVKKNDNNQQWEVEHILIVPYPSEKTVTEKLEKLNKIKADIEAGTLALNDKIDEDVIQSFDAKGITPDGIIPDFVYSPEIAKAVFSTELNKVGIISPNKATIVVFQKTKEVKAEDANFDKSKEQVKSDYINKKVAEYMSKLF; encoded by the coding sequence ATGTCAATAAGAAAATTTCGTAAACAAATGAAACCTTTTATTATTATACTAACGGTTGTTTTTATATTATCTTTAGCATATGGAGGATATGAAAGTTACAGGACAAGTAGAGCTAATAAAAAGGCACAAGAAGCTATGCTTTTAAATAAAGATTATATACAAAAAATTGATATAGAAAGAGCAAAACAAGAACTTTCAAGAAGTTATGCAGATAGAGTTGACAAAGACATAGTTGATATACTTGCCTTTAATGAAGTTATAGATAAAAATTTAACTTTACACATTGCAAAAGATTTAAAAGTAAAAGTCCCTAGTTCAGAAGTTAATAAACAATATGAAGAACTTGAATCGTCTATGGGAGATAAAGAACAATTTAGGAGAATGTTGCAAGTTCGTGGACTTACAAAAGATTCTTTAAAAAATCAAATTGAAGAAAATTTATTGATACAAAAAACAAGGGAAGAATTTGCTAAAAATATAAAACCAACTGATGAAGAAATAAATACTTATATGGCTTTATATTCAATCCCAGCTGATAAAAAAGAAGAAGCAATAAATTTATATAAATCAGAAAAAGGAGCAGAAGCATTTAGAGAAGCTTTATTAAAAGCTAGAAAAGAAATGAAAATAAAAGATTTAGCTCCTGAATATGAAAATTTATTAGAAAAAACTGCTTATGAAGAAGAAGGATTTACTATAACAAACCTTGATTTAGCTAGAAGTATTGCAAATGTTATGTTAGGTCAAAAAATTTCTAAAGAAGATGCAGAAAAGCAAGCAAAAGAAATGATCAGTAGACAAATAAAAATGGCTAAAATCGCTAAAGAAAAAGGTGTAAAAGTTAATGAGAATTTAGATGCTATTTCTCAATTTCAAGATTATTATATTGGTTTAGCTGAAAAAGTTAGAGATGAAGTAAAACCTACTGATGATGAATTAGTAAAATTCTTTAATGAAAATAAATCTAAATATAGTATTCCTGCAACAGCAGATGCAAAATTAATATTTATTAGTGTAAAATCTGCAAAAGAAGATGATGACTTAGCTAAAGAAAAAGCAGAAAAATTATTATCAGAATTAACTCCAGAAAACTTTACAGAAAAAGGAAAAAGTTTAGGAAACAACCAAGATATAATTTATCAAGATTTAGGAACATTTGGGACAAAAGCCATGGTTAAAGAATTTGAAGAAGCTCTTAAAGATGTTCCTTCAAATACAATAGTTAATAAAGTTATAAAAACAAAATTTGGTTACCATGTTGCTTATGTAAAGAAAAATGATAATAATCAACAATGGGAAGTTGAGCATATTTTAATAGTTCCATATCCTTCTGAAAAAACTGTAACAGAAAAACTTGAAAAATTAAATAAAATAAAAGCTGATATAGAAGCAGGAACTTTAGCATTAAATGATAAAATTGATGAGGATGTAATTCAAAGTTTTGATGCTAAAGGAATAACACCAGATGGTATAATACCAGATTTTGTATATAGTCCTGAAATAGCAAAAGCAGTATTTAGTACAGAATTGAATAAAGTTGGAATAATTAGTCCAAATAAAGCAACAATAGTTGTATTCCAAAAAACTAAAGAAGTGAAAGCAGAGGATGCTAATTTTGATAAATCAAAAGAGCAAGTAAAAAGTGATTATATAAATAAAAAAGTTGCAGAATATATGTCAAAATTATTCTAA
- the dnaG gene encoding DNA primase, producing MYFKQEDIDKLLDNLRIEEVVGEFIELKKVGSSYKGLCPFHADTNPSFSVTPEKKICKCFVCGSGGNAINFYSKIKNISYTDAIRELSKKYRINIKEYNNANVNENYEKFYQIMEDSHNFFMEKIFSQDSRGALQYLSNRGLDTNLIKEHQLGYAPPKWSELYELLNSKGYSDEDLLALGLIKKSEEGRIYDAFRNRIIFPIFSPSGRIIAFGGRSLEKDDSIPKYINSPDTPIFKKGRNAYGIERAINIKNKNYSILMEGYMDVLSANIYGFDTSIAPLGTALTEEQAQLIKRYSSNILLSFDMDKAGIAATERASFILKSQGFNIRVLEFKESKDPDEFLKKNGREAFLKVVENSLEIFDFLYNLYSSEYDLDNNIIAKQNFIERFKEFFSNVENDLEKEMYLKKLSEKIDISVDVLRKTLVEQNKKNVIRKDYIDINQEKIEKKEFKQANNLEMAIVKMLLRKPEYYNFFKEEKLESDIANKIFKFFNQKIKENLFFDSNTIMKEFKNYIEESNEFSDYEKNNELARIIMDYILIPNKFKEERENIALFKSYLRVKLKLRDKTKDDISKKIEFGKLKKEIEETKSVEEFIKVYNSFKYLF from the coding sequence ATGTACTTTAAACAAGAAGATATAGATAAATTATTAGATAATTTAAGAATAGAAGAAGTAGTTGGAGAATTTATTGAGTTAAAAAAAGTTGGTTCAAGTTATAAAGGATTATGCCCATTTCATGCAGATACTAATCCTTCTTTTTCAGTTACTCCTGAAAAAAAGATTTGTAAGTGTTTTGTATGTGGTTCTGGTGGGAATGCCATAAATTTTTATTCAAAAATTAAAAATATATCTTATACAGATGCAATTAGAGAACTTTCAAAGAAATATAGAATTAATATAAAAGAATATAATAATGCCAATGTAAATGAAAATTATGAAAAATTTTATCAAATTATGGAAGATAGTCATAATTTTTTCATGGAAAAAATATTTTCTCAAGATTCAAGAGGAGCTTTGCAGTATCTTTCAAATAGAGGCTTGGATACTAATTTAATTAAAGAACACCAACTTGGATATGCTCCTCCAAAATGGTCAGAACTTTATGAACTTTTGAATAGTAAAGGTTATAGTGATGAAGATTTATTGGCTTTGGGACTTATTAAAAAGAGTGAAGAAGGAAGAATATATGATGCTTTTAGAAATAGAATAATATTTCCAATTTTTTCTCCAAGTGGAAGAATAATTGCCTTTGGTGGTAGAAGTTTGGAAAAAGATGATTCAATACCAAAATATATAAATTCACCAGATACTCCAATCTTTAAAAAAGGAAGAAATGCCTATGGTATTGAAAGAGCTATAAATATAAAAAACAAGAACTATTCTATTTTAATGGAAGGTTATATGGATGTCCTTTCAGCTAATATCTATGGTTTTGACACAAGTATAGCCCCATTAGGAACTGCCTTAACAGAAGAACAAGCTCAACTTATAAAAAGGTATTCATCTAATATTTTATTATCTTTTGATATGGATAAGGCTGGAATAGCAGCAACTGAAAGGGCAAGCTTTATATTAAAATCCCAAGGTTTTAATATAAGAGTTTTAGAATTTAAAGAAAGCAAGGATCCTGATGAATTTTTAAAGAAAAATGGAAGAGAGGCTTTTTTAAAAGTAGTTGAAAATTCCTTAGAAATTTTTGATTTTTTATATAATTTATACTCAAGTGAATATGATTTAGATAATAATATTATAGCAAAACAAAATTTTATAGAAAGATTTAAAGAGTTCTTTTCAAATGTAGAAAATGATTTAGAAAAGGAAATGTATCTAAAAAAACTTTCAGAAAAAATTGATATCAGTGTAGATGTTTTAAGAAAGACACTTGTTGAGCAAAATAAAAAAAATGTTATAAGAAAAGATTATATTGACATAAATCAAGAGAAGATAGAAAAAAAAGAATTTAAACAGGCTAATAATTTAGAAATGGCAATAGTTAAGATGCTACTTAGAAAACCTGAATATTATAACTTTTTTAAAGAAGAGAAATTAGAAAGTGATATTGCTAATAAAATTTTTAAATTTTTTAATCAAAAAATAAAGGAAAATTTATTTTTTGATAGTAATACTATAATGAAAGAGTTTAAAAATTATATTGAGGAAAGTAATGAGTTTTCTGATTATGAAAAAAATAATGAGTTAGCAAGAATAATAATGGATTATATTTTAATTCCAAATAAATTTAAAGAAGAAAGAGAAAATATAGCATTATTTAAAAGTTATCTTAGAGTAAAGTTAAAGCTGAGAGATAAAACAAAAGATGATATTAGTAAAAAAATTGAATTTGGAAAATTAAAAAAAGAAATAGAAGAAACTAAAAGTGTTGAAGAGTTTATAAAAGTTTATAATTCATTTAAGTATCTTTTTTAA
- a CDS encoding sigma-70 family RNA polymerase sigma factor has product MKLLSLEKYLLKNDINNEEFKKLVIEISEKLELEALSEGRKLTDEEIDYEYVDFLIAETLETLKDDVCKCEVECGVPDCCGTRVEKNLKKVYEMALYMLRDGISYEDLTQEGIIGLIKAHELFEDDKDFKLYKDYYIAKEMFNYINNYANYRKSAFKDYAEHEIHKDSHLKVSLKDKDKSEELKKLEKENKEKHIEEMKHLEKRAETLFDYLNLKYRLSEREIEVLVLYYGLDGHKKKTFSQISEITKIDDDNLDKILKGAMFKLSNVDEKVEL; this is encoded by the coding sequence TTGAAGCTTTTAAGTCTAGAAAAATATTTACTTAAAAATGATATAAATAATGAAGAATTTAAAAAACTTGTAATTGAGATATCAGAAAAATTGGAATTAGAAGCACTTTCTGAAGGTAGGAAGTTAACTGATGAAGAAATAGATTATGAATATGTTGATTTTCTTATAGCTGAAACTCTTGAAACTTTGAAAGATGATGTTTGTAAATGTGAAGTTGAATGTGGAGTTCCAGATTGTTGTGGAACAAGAGTTGAAAAAAACTTAAAAAAAGTTTATGAAATGGCTCTTTATATGCTAAGAGATGGAATATCTTATGAGGATTTAACACAAGAAGGTATTATTGGACTGATTAAGGCACATGAACTTTTTGAAGATGACAAAGATTTTAAACTATATAAAGACTACTATATAGCAAAAGAAATGTTTAACTATATAAATAATTATGCTAATTATAGAAAATCAGCTTTTAAGGATTATGCTGAACATGAAATTCATAAGGATAGCCATTTAAAAGTTTCTTTGAAAGATAAAGATAAATCAGAAGAACTTAAAAAACTCGAAAAAGAAAATAAAGAAAAACATATTGAAGAAATGAAACATTTAGAAAAAAGAGCTGAAACCTTATTTGATTATCTAAACTTAAAATATAGATTGAGTGAAAGAGAGATTGAAGTTTTAGTATTGTACTATGGACTTGATGGGCATAAGAAAAAGACTTTTTCTCAAATTTCTGAAATTACTAAAATAGATGATGATAATTTAGATAAAATCCTAAAGGGAGCTATGTTTAAATTATCAAATGTTGATGAAAAGGTTGAGCTATGA